The genomic DNA TTAACACCTGCTGTAATGTGTCTCAtgtcctctctgcctctgtcctctctctggagctgcagggaGGACAGCCTGCTCTGGCCTCATTCTTTATCTGTGAGCCACTGTGGAAGCTAACAAGCTACGTTTGAGACTGTTTATCATAAGTTATATTTTTATAAGAATAACTTGCTGCTGccggtgaactttgacctttcagAGAAGTTCGACACTGACCTCAGgactctgcagcctctggagGAAAAGCACTTCCTGAACCCTCGACTCAGCATCTCCGCCCGCTTCCTGTCCCGCTTCCAGGACCGGCTCAGGTGGGTccggtgacctttgacccacaGGAGGCGGTTGCTGGCTTTGTGTGGTGGTTGTTGTCATAGTGATGACTGCTTGTCATTGTGGTTTCTTCAGGGTGTGGCCGAGTCGAGCTCCGCCTCCCGTCTCCGTCCCGACCAGGATCTCAGAGGAGAGCGTCCACAACACGTCGGTAGGAAGCAGACCTCTCATTGGCTGTTAGTGGAATTCAAGAGAAGAGCTCTACTGTTTTAAATGTGAAGCAGAACTTTACATCTGCAAATACACATCCAGTCAGTTTCTCCGATCCtgttctggaacttttcctgtcaCAGTTCATGTAAATCCTCAACATGACGCGTCTGAAGCTTGTGTGATCGCTGTTTGTTTCCAGGACAACGAGTCGAGCAGCGAGTCGACTCTGAGGGACACGAGCAGCGgtgagttgtgtttgttttatcatgtgatctctgcagcggctGTTACAGGAATCGCTCATTAGACCAGGAAACAGTTTGGAATAACCCTGATTGATTTGGAAACGCATCGCCCAGCCCTAAGAATATAAAATAGAtatgttaaaatacaatatggtgtgtgtgcgtgtttgtttgtgtgcgtgtttgtttgtgtgcgtgtttgtttgtgtgcgtgtttgtgtgtttgtttgtgtgcgtgtttgtttgtgtgcgtgtttgttttttgtgtgcgtgtttgtttgtgtgcgtgcgtgtgtgaccACAGTGAGATGCAGCCCATCCATCCTCCGTAGAAGAGCGTCCTCCATTATATCCCATCAGCCCCTTCGCCGCCCAACACGTCGACGACGCCACACTGTGGTGGTCGTTCAGTGCAGAGAGACgctgggaggtgtgtgtgtgtgtgtgtgtgtgtgtgtgtctgtgtctgtgtgtgtgtgtctgtgtgagagtcaCTTGGGTGTTGCTTGTTTCTGTTGTGAAGGTCACCTGGTGTTGATGTGGACTCTCCTGGTCTGTGGTTCAcgctggttctggttctggtcacatgattgatgatgatgtcacagacGCTCACATTTAATCATTAATCAACATTTATCGTTGACTGTTAGTCTGAAGTCAAACCATCACGTCCCCGTTTGAACTTTGACCGGCTCGCCGTGGTCGTCATGAtgcgggtcagaggtcactcaCCTGAGTGTTTCCTTCCTGACCGTCTGTTTCTTTCAACCAATCAGAGGTCAGCTCCACCAACAGCACGCTGTCTGCGGCTCAGCAGCGGGCGTCTCGGCTCGGATACCTGGGAACCACCGCCAGCTCCCGGTCCAAAGTGAGCCAGGACCCCCCCACCGcccaggagcaggagaaggaaaaccTCTGGTCCTCCTCAGACCCGCCTCCTGGTCCGGACCCCCCCGAGGACCAGGCCAGCAGGTAACAGCCAGCGCCCCTGGTCCTCCAGCTGGACCGGGTCCAACACGTGGTTTGAGACgaacatttgacatttttacgATAAATactcaaaatattttttaattagaaaCCGTTGTTAAAACGTttttagaataaacagtttgaagAGAAATTTGCAGGTTTTAAGACAATATTtgtgataaagataaaaaacttTGACCACGTTGAGATGATTGTATTTCTAATaagataaaagagaaaaatgtttcGTGgtcaaatctgtttttcttctgcgTCCGTCAGCGTCGCTCCGTCCTCCCAGAATCCTCGGCTTCATCTGCCTGCAGAGACCAGCCCTCAGGTGTGGACCACGCCCACCGAGGGCGGAGCCAGCAGGTGGAGCACCAGCAGCATTGAAAATACGCCGACGAATCAAAACCAAACGCTAATCCCGAGCCCCGCCCACTTTATCACATCCACCTGCCCTGTCTCTGGGGAGAGGGCCGGTCCAGGTAGGAAGAAAGGGTTTCTGGGTAAATCTGGTGTTACCTGATAATATGACCGAAgcattattttaaattttcCCGCTCCGGTGCCGGAGACGCCAAgtgatgaactgattagattttggtgccaggaggtcaaaggtcaacgtcactgtgaccttgacttCCAGACTGCTCGAAGGAAACTACGATTCTCAGATAAAGTCATAAAGTTTCaggttcaaaggtcacagtgacctcttatgaatctgaaaaaaagtatatagaaatatatcTAAACACAGAAGCTGCTTTGGTTCGTGGATTCTGCAGCAGCACGAGTTTTATTCATGACTTtttcttggggggggggggtatgaaCTGTTTTTTCTGGTTCTTGATGTTTATTTCTGATCCAGATTCAAACGAGACCCTTGCTGATGATTCCTCCCGTGGCCCCCCCACCTCCTGTCCACCTTCAGACagaccctgcccccccctcgcTGACGAGGCGGTGACGCTGCAGCAGTGTCAGCAAGTCGCCAACGAGCTGCGCCACACGGCACGCCGCGCCCTGCGCCTCCGCCAGCAGGTTCCTCACGCATCAACTCTCTCACTGCAGGAGTTCAGGTCCAGATATGTTTGTTAACTGTTTACGTCTTCTCCTCCCTGCAGCTCGGCGAGTCGCTTGGCTTTGTGGAGCAGCGGCTGCAGatgtcctctgtcctgcagGAGGCGTTTGAATCGGTTCACTCTGAGCTGCAGGTGGTCCTGCAGGGCGGCAgcacgccccctggtggacggGAGGCTGCAGGGACCATGTCTCTGCTGGAGAAatactctgagctgctgctgcagatgacACAGAACAAACTGAACCGGATCTGATCGCCAGGACACGTCAATCTTATTAATATCTAGTTTATCGTCAGAACTGTAACATGTTTTGACTTCACACATTAAaagtgttggtttgtttgtgtttttctcctggagTCACGACAGGAAGTATGAGAGCGACGCGGAGGCTGGAGGAGTCGCTGCTCAATCACATTTCATAAATATGTAAAGTTTTTACGATCAGTATTAAATCAagcgtgtttgtgttgtttttaaatcacgTCACTGTTTGTAAATAAACCTGTTTTACATGTTTCTTAAAGTCTCATTTCTCatataattttatatattattcagCTGAgctgaaacaaagaaaagattCCAAACACTTTCACACCTGCAGAGGGACGACAGTGGAAAATCAGCCCAGGTGCTGAACCTGCtcatttacagaaatgttcattattattatttattaatgtgcGTTGACTTTCATCTTCAACAGAAAAGCTGTGAAATCATCTCAATTTtacacttttaaaatgtttttcattctgccttaaaattacaaattgtataattaaaactaaattaattaaattaaaactctCAGTTCAAACCTTCAACAGTCTcatcatgaaaccacatttaaattcaccaggtTTATGTTTGGACCAATTCAAATCGCTGTTTGTTTCCATCAGGATTTATTCCCTCAGGAAGTTTTATATCTGATCCATTTACTGAATCTTCTTCAGGTTCCACAATATTTCACAGAAATCTGCTCTGTGGTTTTGATCAATCCTGCTACGAAGCAGCTGCAGAtgaaagaaaccatctttacaaacatttattaaacgtCTACTTTGATTTTTCATGTTgctcccatctgctaacatggaggtttATGATCTGTAccgcagccagacaccagggggcgatctagAGCGGTTGGTTTCCCTCCTGAGAgacgtcatgtcgtccatcttgttTTACGTTGTCACGACACATGTTTATGATTAAAGTTATTGAATGTCTGTGATTGGCCGGTTTGGCGCCACTCATTTCATCTGTGGATGAATAAACAAAGAGATGGATTCATAACATCACAagtgtttgtttcttgtgaCGTCAGCTCCGGTCGGAACGCGGATGTATGAGCTCGGCGCTGATTGGCTCAGACACCCGACAGCTGGCATGTGGAGCCCCGCCCCCTTCAGTGTGACAAActcaaactaacaaacaaacaatcaacaGGAAGTGGCGTCGCGTCGCGGGGACCGGGGCGGGGCCCGGGGGcgggaccggggggggggggaccggggCGGAGGACGTGTCTCTGCGGCTCCGGTGGACATCATGGCCGCGGACAGCGTCGCGTCCCCGGGAGGACACGGAGGACACGGAGGACACGGAGGTTCCGGAGGACACGGGGGACACGGGGACACTTGGAGGAGACACATCGTCCGGCAGCTGAAGACCCGGGACCGGAACCAGAGCGACTCGTTCCAGGACGTGATCCACTTCTGTAAGAACCAGAAGGGAACCTGAAGGGAACCAGAAGGGAACCTGAAGGGAACCAGAAGGGAACCAGAAGGGAACCTGAAGGGAACCAGAAGGGGAACCAGAAGGGAACCAGAAGGGAACCTGAAGGGAACCAGAAGGGAACCTGAAGGGAACCAGAAGGGAACCAGAAGGGAACCAGAAGGGAACCTGAAGGGAACCTGAAGGGAACCAGAAGGGAACCAGAAGGGAACCTGAAGGGAACCAGAAGGGAACCTGAAtatcacaacaataacaattactctgatcattgttgttgttgttgttgttgttattctctGTAGTCTGGctcagtttgtttcttcttGGTTTCATCaccaaaaactttatttaaatcacaAACAGGATCTCACTCTTTAAAGTGTCTTCATTCGAACCATGTTCATATTGTTTATTATGATCAGTACCTCTGACTACTACctaattattagtattattataaggaaacatttatttatctatagCGTTATTAATGAAGTTTATTACTCCGTATAggctttatatttatattttaactcTATACTCCTGTTATGTATTGTTGTTACTGTGATCTGGagccagtttaaaaaaaatgtgattcatATTTCAGTTTACGAGACTGAAAATGTTCTTGTGTTATAATCAAATCTCTGAGACTCGTCAGCTGGAAACAAACCGACTCTTCAcgagtgaaagaaaaacatttcatcaaCAAATCTCAAATATGAAAAAGTGATTCTCTGACGTCAGTGTGAACAAAGAAAGACTGAAACAGAAATATCATAAAAAATCTTACTTTAGTGAAAGTCACAGTTTTCTTCTCCTTACGTCTTTTTCAaaagttatgttttttcttgattttttttatttaattgtgtgaTGTTGCTCATATCAGGTGAAAAtcaggatctggatcaggatctggatcaggatctGGATCACTATCCCGTTTTgactctgttttctgtttgttctcaGACTCTCGGCTGTTGTATAAATCCAGTTTGACCAATGGAATCCTGAGCaggtaacatgtgtgtgtgtgtgtgtgtgtgtgtgtaggtgtgtgtaggtgtgtgtaggtgtgtgtgtgcgcttgtctTTCTATAGTTATGAAGCCAATTTCAGCTCAATAccatctttgtgaggacattttgtcactttttcaatggACATTTTGAGGGTTGAGATAGTTCGATATTGTATTGCAACTATAGGGCGACAAGTGTGTGtcaatagtgtgtgtttgttttgtgtgtccaGACGTCCCTGCACTGACAGCAGCTCTGTCTCGTCTCTACTGAACCAGAACGACCaactgaagaaaacaacagGAGAGGTCAGAGCGCCCAgcaacacaacaataacacaatacaactacaacacaataacaacacaacaatacaactacaacaacagagGATCTCGTgggtctctgaagaccctggtcctcctctgagaTCCTGGTCCTCCACAGACTCTGAGAACATGACGTCATGGTTCAAAGGAAGTgatcggtcagtgggcggagcttcatACTGTTTGATCTCttatctccaacttaacctggagcggGTCAGTTGCTCAGCGTacgttaccatggtgatttaccacGACAACCAGTAACGAGCTTCATAGGACTGAAGACTCTGAAGTTCACCTGAAGTGACCTGATGACCCCAAACCTGCTTCCTGGTTCAGGTCCTGGATCCGGACCTGTTTATTCAGACCTGACGTCTCAGTCTTCATCAGACGTGACGTCacctggaaacaggaagtggtcacatgaccttGTTCCACTGGTCCTGGACACtcttcatgttcttcttcttcttctcttgttgttGTGCAGTTGGCCTTCCAggtgctggagctgcagcagcagatgaagatcaagctgctgcttctggACGAGCAGGATTCCAGGTGAGCGCCACGCCCGGATGCTGGCAGCTGATTGGCTCGTCTGCTCAGctgactgcagctgcttctctgtGAAGTCACAGTTCTGAGCAACAAACTGATTCTCATGAAGTTTAGAATTAAAAACCTCGaccacatttaaacatttagttttttttataaaattagtGAAAAATAGAAACGCAGCCGCATCTGAGATTTGAAGTTTAAaaataggtcaaaggtcacagtgacctggAAGGATTAAAAGTGTTCCTCCCCGGGTCCATCAGCCTGCTGGCGGAGCGCCGTCGTCTCGCAGGCGCGTTCGATGTCCGTCAGGAGCTGCAGGGGCGGGCGGTGCAGGTTCAGGAGGAGAACGGGGCGTTGAAGATGGAGTACGACTTCCTGCTGGAGCGACAGAGGGGGGCGGAGTCAAGACTCCGGGAGGAGAAGGTCAGAGAGGGACACCTGCTGGAGGACATGATCCACCTGAAGCAACAGGCCGCCGCCCGGATGAACAGCCGCAATCAACGCAGGTCCAGGTACCTGAACGCACCACagcacacctcttcatcacacctcttcatcacacctcttcatcacacctcttcatcacacctcttcatcacacctcttcatcacacctcttcatcacacctcttcatcacacctcttcatcacacctcttcatcacacctcttcatcacacctcttcatcacacctcttcatcacacctcttcatcacacctcttcatcacacctcttcatcacacctgttgatcacacctcttcatcacacctcttcatcacacctcttcatcacacctcttcatcacacctcttcatcacacctcttcatcacacctgttCATCACACCtgttcatcacacctcttcatcacacctcttcatcacacctcttcatcacatctcttcatcacacctgttcatcacacctcttcatcacacctcttcatcacacctcttcatcacacctcttcatcacacctcttcatcacacctgttGATCACACCTGTtgatcacacctcttcatcacacctcttcatcacacctgttgatcacacctcttcatcacacctcttcatcacacctcttcatcacacctcttcatcacacctcttcatcacacctgttgatcacacctcttcatcacacctcttcatcacacctgttgatcacacctcttcatcacacctcttcatcacacctcttcatcacacctcttcatcacacctcttcatcacacctcttcatcacacctcttcatcacacctcttcatcacacctcttcatcacacctcttcatcacacctcttcatcacacctcttcatcacacctgttgatcacacctcttcatcacacctcttcatcacacctcttcatcacacctcttcatcacacctcttcatcacacctcttcatcacacctgttCATCACACCtgttcatcacacctcttcatcacacctcttcatcacacctcttcatcacatctcttcatcacacctgttcatcacacctcttcatcacacctcttcatcacacctcttcatcacacctcttcatcacacctcttcatcacacctgttGATCACACCTGTtgatcacacctcttcatcacacctcttcatcacacctgttgatcacacctcttcatcacacctcttcatcacacctcttcatcacacctcttcatcacacctcttcatcacacctgttgatcacacctcttcatcacacctcttcatcacacctgttgatcacacctcttcatcacacctcttcatcacacctcttcatcacacctcttcatcacacctcttcatcacacctcttcatcacacctcttcatcacacctcttcttCACACCTcttcataaaacatgttcatcacacctcttcttcacacctcttcatcacacctgttcatcacacctcttcatcacacctgtggatcacacctcttcatcacacctgttgatcacacctcttcatcacacctcttcatcacacctcttcatcacacctgttcatcacacctcttcatcacacctgtggatcacacctcttcatcacacctgttgatcacacctcttcatcacacctcttcatcacacctcttcatcacacctgttcatcacacctcttcatcacacctcttcatcacacctgttcatcacacctcttcatcacacctcttcatcacacctcttcttcacacctcttcatcacacctcttcatcacacctgttgatcacacctcttcatcacacctgtGGATCACACCTGTtgatcacacctcttcatcacacctgttgatcacacctcttcatcacacctcttcatcacacctcttcatcacacctcttcatcacacctcttcatcacacctcttcttCACACCTGCTTGGATGTAAATGTCTGGTTTCTCATGTTTGTGTCAGAGCTCGGGAAGCGAACCTCCAGAAGGAGCTGCAGAGCGCtgcaaggtcaaaggtcgctgTCGACAGGTAAACCTCACCTGGTCTctgtaaaacatttaatatttagagaatttaaagaaaatatttttgaaataacGTAAATTGATAGTGTCGttgcgtgttcgtttatcctaaatatgagaagagccggtctcaGTTTgattcaatcaagtatttatacAGAAGCGATGAACAGTTCTGAAACGTGACAGCAGAACCCCTCCAGCACCGGGAGTCCAGCGGCACCGGGAGTCCAGCGGCCCCGGGAGTCCCGAGTCGCTTCAAACAGACGGCGTCTGTCATATTGTATAACAATAGGTATAATTTATCTAACACTCGCTTGTGTTCCAGCTCGTCCAGCGCTCCGACGTCCAGGTCAACGTCCCCGAAGAACGAACACCAGGACAAGTCTGCAGAGCGAAGACACACCAGACTCGTCAGGTTCGTTCACTCTGAGGATTAAGTTCTTTGATCTCAGATTAACgttaaacttcctgtttcctgttttctcagGTCGGCGTCGGCCACGTCCCCGAGGATCCTCACCTCCATCAGAGAACTGTTCGAGTGAGTCCTCGTGTCCCAGCACTGTCTCACTGCAGCTCCCCTGGTCGCtgacctggtgtgtgtgtctgtgtgtgtctgtgtgtgtgtgtgtgtgtctgtgtgtgtctgtgtgtgtgtgtgtgtgatgtcagcaGGAAGAGGCGTGGTCACTCGGTCTGCAGTCTGGAGGAGGATCAGATGAGTCCTGTAGGAATCTGTCTTTCAGCCAGAGTCCCTGCTCGAGCTCTGCAAGTACTggtaataaacacacacacacacacacaaacacacacacacacacacacacacacacaaacacacacacacacatatttatgaTATCTCGACATgtaaatagtttattttcttattattttcttatattcatgaatcccagtttgtctcaaGTGCTTCTTCACAAGAACAATAGAGAGTGATGACAGCTGTACTGTGATATAgaagtagtaatagtagtagtagtagtagtagtagtagtagtagtagtggtagtggtagtggtagtaatagtagtagtagtagtggtagtagtagtaatagtagtagtagtagtagtagaaatagtactagtagtagtagaagtagtagtagtagtagtagtataagtagtagtagtagtagtagtagtattataagtagtagtagtagtagtggtagtaatagtagtagtagtagtaggagtagtactagtagtagtagaagtagtagtagtagtaatagtagtagtggtagtagtagtagtagtagcagtagtagtagtataagtagtagtagtggtagtagtagtaatagtagtagtagtagaagtagtactagtagtagtataagtagtagtagtagtagtataagtagtagtagtagtagtagtggtagtagtagtaatagtagtagtagaagtagtactagtagaagtagtagtagtaatagtagtagtagtagtagtagtagtagtagtagtataagtagtagtagtagtagtagtagtagtggtagtagtaatagtaatagtagtagtagtagtagaagttgtactagtagtagtagtagtagtagtagtataaatggtagtagtagtagtagtagtagtggtagtagtaatagtaatagtagtagtagtaatataTGTGAGTAGAGTCTGTATCCATCATCAGGCTCATCTAGAATCATCGGCTCCACCAATCCAAAATCATAAGAACTTTCTGCTTCtgaccactaggtgtcactgaCACATTAAACTCATGTTATTTCAGGTCACGTTTTCGATTTGAATTTGTATCTACGTTCATTTTAAATAGGACCTTTAGTGCTATTAaggtaaaggtcaaaggtcgacttCACTGTGTTCACATTACGTTATAATGTTCTGAAGAAATGTTTcctgtgggcggctgtggctgagggggagagcggtcgtcctccaagctgaaggtcggcagttcgatccccagtctgacccatctgcatgccgaagtgtccccccccccccacagaataacaaagtgctgtgaatagatgtgcactctatgaatgtgtgtgtgaaaaggtgaatgtaaaactgtaaagagctttgagtcatcaagactagaaaagctttataaatacaaaaccatttcccATTCATGTAATCCATTGTTAGTGATGAAGCCTccacttctctttctgtcaGGAGGCCCATGAGCAAGGCATTAACACAGTGAGGTTCAGCTCCAGTTCAGACCTGCTGGCCACAGGAGGAACCGACCGAGTCATCAAGCTGTGGGAGGTCAGAGCAGGTAAATCACCTGCTGATTCTTCTTCGTCTTATTCCTGATTATTGTGTCCTCATGttcactgatgatgtcaccaggCTCGTTGACCCACAGGGCGACTCTGGACGGCAGCACAGAGGGGATCACCTGCGTGGACTTCGACTCAACGGTGAGcgactcacctgaggactgactcacctgaggactcacctgaggactgactcacctgaggactcacctgaggactgactCAACTGAGGACAGACTTACCTGAGGACTGACTCACGTGAGGACTCACCTGAGGACTCACCTGAggactcacctgaggactgactCCCCTGAGGACTGACACACCTGAGGACCGACTCACCTGAGGACcgactcacctgaggactgactcacctgaggactgactGACCTAAGGACTGACTCACCTGAGGACcgactcacctgaggactgactcacctgaggactgactGACCTAAGGActgactcacctgaggactgactcacctgaggactgactcacctgaggactgactcacctgaggactgactCCCCTGAGGACTGACACACCTGAGGACCGACTCACCTGGGGACcgactcacctgaggactgactCACCTGAGAACTGACTAGCCTGAGGACTGACTCACCTGAGAACTGACTCCACTGAGGActgactcacctgaggactgactGACCTAAGGACTGACTCACCTGAGAActgactcacctgaggactgactcacctgaggactgactCCCCTGCGGACTGACACACCTGAGGACcgactcacctgaggactgactCACCTGAGAACTGACTAGCCTGAGGActgactcacctgaggactgactCCACTGAGGActgactcacctgaggactgactGACCTAAGGActgactcacctgaggactgactcacctgaggactgactcacctgaggactgactcacctgaggactgactcacctgaggactgactcacctgaggactgactgacctgaggactgactcacctgaggactgactcacctgaggactCTCCTGAAGActgactcacctgaggactgactcacctgaacactgactcacctgaggactgactgacctgaggactgactcacctgaggactgactCGCCTGAGGACTGACTCGCCTGAGGACTGACTCGCCTGAACTTtgactcacctgaggactgactCCACTGAGGActgactcacctgaggactgactCACCTGAAAActgactcacctgaggactgactCACCTGAAGACTGACTCCACTGAGAACTGACTCCCCTGAGGACTGACTCGCCTGAGGACTGACTCCCCTGAGGACTGACTCGCCTGAGGACTGACTCGCCTGAGGActgactcacctgaggactgactCGCCTGAGGActgactcacctgaggactgatgtttttgtctgtctcAGGGTTCTAGGATCCTTGCAGCATCATACGATAAGTCAGCCTTGTTGTGGCGGCTGGATGACTCTGTTCCCAAGGTAACCGTGAgcaca from Limanda limanda chromosome 6, fLimLim1.1, whole genome shotgun sequence includes the following:
- the LOC133003983 gene encoding protein Atg16l2 isoform X2; this encodes MAADSVASPGGHGGHGGHGGSGGHGGHGDTWRRHIVRQLKTRDRNQSDSFQDVIHFYSRLLYKSSLTNGILSRRPCTDSSSVSSLLNQNDQLKKTTGELAFQVLELQQQMKIKLLLLDEQDSSLLAERRRLAGAFDVRQELQGRAVQVQEENGALKMEYDFLLERQRGAESRLREEKVREGHLLEDMIHLKQQAAARMNSRNQRRSRAREANLQKELQSAARSKVAVDSSSSAPTSRSTSPKNEHQDKSAERRHTRLVRSASATSPRILTSIRELFEKRRGHSVCSLEEDQMSPVGICLSARVPARALQVLEAHEQGINTVRFSSSSDLLATGGTDRVIKLWEVRAGSLTHRATLDGSTEGITCVDFDSTGSRILAASYDKSALLWRLDDSVPKLILTGHSKKVTAARFSPLLHQVVTGSADRTIRLWDLHRAACVQVVDVASYCSDLVCSENVIISGHYDCKIRIWDTRAVGCAQELPARGKVTSLDLSSDHRQLLSCCRDDCLQLVDLRRRSNDRTCFRAEGFKCGSDSTKAVISPDGCFLAAGSADGAVYIWNVSNGNLETRLPDKHSSSISAVSWSPSGQYVVSVDKSRRAVLWSDI
- the LOC133003983 gene encoding protein Atg16l2 isoform X1, with the translated sequence MAADSVASPGGHGGHGGHGGSGGHGGHGDTWRRHIVRQLKTRDRNQSDSFQDVIHFYSRLLYKSSLTNGILSRRPCTDSSSVSSLLNQNDQLKKTTGELAFQVLELQQQMKIKLLLLDEQDSSLLAERRRLAGAFDVRQELQGRAVQVQEENGALKMEYDFLLERQRGAESRLREEKVREGHLLEDMIHLKQQAAARMNSRNQRRSRAREANLQKELQSAARSKVAVDSSSSAPTSRSTSPKNEHQDKSAERRHTRLVRSASATSPRILTSIRELFDRKRRGHSVCSLEEDQMSPVGICLSARVPARALQVLEAHEQGINTVRFSSSSDLLATGGTDRVIKLWEVRAGSLTHRATLDGSTEGITCVDFDSTGSRILAASYDKSALLWRLDDSVPKLILTGHSKKVTAARFSPLLHQVVTGSADRTIRLWDLHRAACVQVVDVASYCSDLVCSENVIISGHYDCKIRIWDTRAVGCAQELPARGKVTSLDLSSDHRQLLSCCRDDCLQLVDLRRRSNDRTCFRAEGFKCGSDSTKAVISPDGCFLAAGSADGAVYIWNVSNGNLETRLPDKHSSSISAVSWSPSGQYVVSVDKSRRAVLWSDI